The DNA window CTGCTGAACGATTACCCGGCCGCCACGCCGCTGGTGGAGCGGGCCCGTATGGCGGCCCAATTGCGGCAGGTGTTGACCACGCTGGAAGCGGCCCGTCGGATGCAGAACTGGCAGGTGTTCGTACAGACGTACCGCGCCCATCAGGAAAACCTGAGCGACCTGCCCGCCGCCCAGCCGTTCAAAAATGAAATGACCCGGCTCATGCGGGCGCATCAGGTCCGCAAGCTGCTGGGGGACAAAACGTCCAGCGATCGGGCTGTGATTGAAGCCTGGAAAATGTTGGAATCCCTCGGCGGTCACCCGGTCGCCGAGCCGCTGCGGCCGCATGTCGACAAACGGATCGCCCGGCAACGCGTGCAGGAGCTGATCCGCGAAGCGCCGGAAACGCCCACGCTGGCGTACGACAAGGAACTGGCGTCGAAGCTCAAGTCAGGCGCCGTCGGCGATTCGCCCCAGCAAAAGGCGGTCCGGCAGAAGTGCCAGGAGGCCGTCACGCGGCTTAAATCGCTCGAAGAAATCAACCGCCGGGCCAAAGAGTGTACGCTGGAAAGCGAAGGATTCCTGGTCGAAACGGCCCGCAAACTGCCGCGCAATTACCACGCCAGCATTACCCATCGTGTGAAGCAGGCAGAACAGCGCCTCAAGGTTTATCAGTTACTGGAAGAGGCGTTCCGCGACCCGTCGTCGGATCTGGAAATCATGGAGCAGTACCGCGCCCTGGAGCGGCTCCACGCCGCCGGCATGGTGACGGAAGAGTGGAGCTGGCGGGTGCACCTGGCGGCCGCCCGCGTGCCGCTGATCAGGGCGCTCCAGCAGATTGCCCGCAACCTGCCCCTCGACCAGCTGGACCATCGTCTGCTGAGCGTCTGGCGAGAGGATATCCTCGACAGCTGCACCGATGCGGCCCCGTGGAAAGCAGCGTACAAAACGGCCGTCGAGCGACAGCGACTGCTGCCGCAACTGGCCGAGGCGATCGAAAACGGCGACGAATCCTCGCTCCGCACACTCACGGCGGCCCCTTGCCTGGAGCATTACCCGCTGCCGCCCGAGCTGGCCGAAGGAATCGCCGAAGCCCGCCGCCGGGCCCAGCGCGAGCGGGAACAACGCCGCCATGGTTTGCTGCAGGCAATGATCGACAACGAAAGGGCGCAGTTCGTCGCGCTGTTTGAAGTCAACACGGTCCGCGAAATCGCCGAGTCGCACAGCTATCATCAGCCGGTCATCAGCCGCTGGACGGAAGCGGAGATGGTCCGCCCCGAAAGGAACGGCCTGGGCGTGATCGAAAACGGCGTGGAGCTGCTGGACCCGCTACACGTGCGGCTCCGCTGGCAATGGCCGCGAGAGGCGATCTCCAAACGCTGCATCCTGGCGATCACGCAGGAAAAAGTCGGCCCGCACGCGATCGCCGACGACCTCCGCCAGCCGCTCTACAAAACCACGCTGGATTATTCGCAGTGGCTCAGCGACGAATCGCGGCACGAAGTCGAAGTGCATGCCGACTGGAACGAAGCGCAGATTTTTGTCTGGACCGTCATCGACCTGGGCTACGAACTGTTCCATAGCCCGCCGGTCGAGCTGGGCCGCCTGTCGCTCATCCGAAAGAAACGCTGGGGCATTTTCTAAGACGCCCCCGCGCTGGCGACCTGCGCCAAAACACTAACGCCAATCGCCGGTCAGTCGTCTTTCAATCAGCGTCCCGGGCGTTCTGTCTGCGAAATGGGCTCGCTGGAAACGTCGACCTTTTGTCCTCGCAGATGCAGATCGAAAAAGTCGCGCATCCGCTGGGCGGGCTCTTCGCTGCGGAATCGGCCGTGGCCGGCGCCTTCGATCGGAACCAGCAAACTGGCGACGCCCGCTTTTTGCAGCAGCTTGTGCAGCAGTTCCGACTGCGAGTAGGGCACCACGTTATCTGCGGTGCCGTGCAGCAGGAGAAAGGGCGGATCGCCGGCGGAAACGTAATGGCTGGGCGAGGCCTGACGGGCTGTCTCCTGGTGTTCGGTCAGCTGTCCGCCAACCAGCTTGGACTCAGGCGAACCGGCCTGGTCGTGAAAGCCGCCCATCGACAACAGGTCGGAAGGTCCGTACTGGTCGACGACACAGGCGACGCGGCCGTTCTGATCCAGGTGCTGGCCCAGCTTCCCTTCCAGCTCCGGAACGTCGCCGCTGGTTCCCAGCATGGCGACCAGATGGCCGCCCGCCGATGTGCCCGTCACGCCGATTTTTTCCGGGTCCAGCTGGTACTTCTGGGCGTTCGCTTTGATCCAGCGGATGGCCGCTTTGCAGTCATGAATCTGGGCCGGCCAGCTCGCTTCGCCGGTGAGCCGATAGCCGATCGACACGCCGATGTAGTGGCCGCTTTCGACCAGCGGGGCAATCATCCGACCGCCGCCCCCTTTATCGCCGTTCTGCCAGCCGCCGCCGTGGATGAACACGACCACCGGCAAAGGGCCGTCGCTGGCCCGCTCTTTAGGCAGATACAGATCGAGCGTCTGCCGCGGGTTATCGGTCGCCGCATACGGCAGATCGCGGAGCGTCTCGATCTTGTCCGAGACGACGGCAGCGGGAGGTCGCCCCTGGCCTGGACGCATCGGGCCTGGTCGCCCCTGGCCCGCACGACGCCTGGCTGTAAAGGCCCGGTCTTCCTCCGCGGTCACTTCGCCGTCGCCGTTGGTATCGATCCGCTGCAGCAGCGGCCGCAGTTGCGGGGGAATTTCATCACGCGTCAATTTACCATCCTGGTTGCGGTCAAGGCGACGGAACGGGCTGTTCCCCTGCGGCGGTTGCCCCAGCACGCTGCCTGTCGTCAGAGCCAGCAGTAACAGAGGAAGAACGATACGGCATAACATGGGCGGCCTTGGGGTGTGCGGCAAATGGGCAGGCGTCTTTCCGTACTAAACCGCCAGGACGCGGAAGAGTTTCGGTTATCTCCCCAAAGGTTGACGAGAAAAGATCGCCGTCAGCCGGCCGCTTCCTGCCGGGCCAGGGCGATCAGCATCGTCGGCGGCAAGCTTTCTACGCCGCACTGGCGAAACATATTGACCACCTGCGCCGTGGTGTACTGGGCATGGGTGCAAACATGCAGCAGCACGTCGGACCGGGAGGTCGCTATCGGCTGGCCAGAGTTGACCCTGCTGCTTGCTCGATAAACGGGCTGCTCCAGCTGTTTGTCGGTCAGGCTGTCCAGGTATTCTTCCCAGCGGACCTGCAGCGCGGCCCAGTCCCGCTGGAGTTCCGCCATGCCGGTCACGCCGCCGGTCCCTTGCTGGTTGCCGGGAAGCTTTCCGGGCAGGTCGCCCGGCAGCAGTCCACTTTGGTTCCCCTGCAGCGTCTCCAGCCAGACGTACTCCGCCGCGTAAAGGTGAAGCAGGGACGCCCAGATCGACCCCTGGCCGATGGCGAACGTCCTTCGCAAGGGCTCTTCGTCCAGGTCGGCGGCGGCAGCCAGCAGATGCTGGTTGACCCAGTTCCGATGTTGATGCAGGCGACGGATCAGCAGCACAGCAGTCGTCATGGGCGTCTTCTCCCTTGGGCAAGCGGCAACAGCGCAGGGCGAACCCTCGTTTTACCCCGCATCGCCGCGGCGGTCGACAGGGACGGATGCACCCTCCTTTGCCAGCGGATGCATTGGCAATGGGCCCGGTGTTATGGTTTCTTACGGTTGCCTCACGCTGCTGACAATTCTATAACACTCCCCAAACGGGTGATAAACTCGAAAACTCTCCCTGGTCATCCGAGGTTAAACCGCGCAAACGGAAAACCCTTCGCCGGGCGGCGCCTGGGTGTCGCCCGTGACAGCTCCCAAACGACGGCCCGCCCGACTGGAAGGACGCTGGGCCTGGTCAGATGAGATAAGCATGTCGCAATTATTAGACGTCCCGTGCGTACTCATTTCATCGTCATCGGACCTGCAGTCCGAACGCTGGCGGATCAAGAGTTACCTCAACTCTGGGTTCCTAATGCGCGGGGCCAACTACAGGTCCTTGCTCTGGGAGGAAGAGACTGAGGGCGGCCAGTTGCTCAGTGCAAAGTCCCCGGTCCAGCTGCAGATCGACGAATTAACTTCCGGCCGCGTGCACGCCACCGTGGTGATGTTCGCCGAGCGGATCGGCTTTCCCCTGCGGGGAGAACCACCCACGCACGCCGCCGCCATCCTGGAGGAATGGCGTTCGGCAGGCCTGCACCACCCCTGGCCGGAAGACCCGGCGGAAGCGGCGGAACTGTTAGACGCAGGCAAGTTCCCCTTAACGGGCACCGTCTACGAGTTACTCGTCGCTCGATCCAAGGAACATCCGGGCGAACTGTTTATCGGCTACGTCGCCGACCGGGATGTCGCACCCCGGACGACCCTTGACGAAATCCAATTCAACCAGGCACGGGTCTTCCAGGCGTCCGCGGTCAAAGGCCATGCGCCGCATGGAAAGTTCGTCCATGAAGAGTATCGACCCCAGGTCCAGGGTTTACTTAACCTGCTCAAAGCGCTCGGGAGCCAGCAGCACGCCGGCTGGATACAACGTTTTGAGACGGCCGAAGCCATGTACAAGACCCTGGGTCAGGCGACGCTGGAGACGCTGTTACCGCGTTTGCCCAACCGCACGGGCCAGCTCCCCTTCAAGGGAAATATGGAACATTTCGCCCACGACGATCCGCTGCCTTTGCCCGATCGCGTTGGCTTGCGCCAGAAGTTAAAGATCGATCTCGTAGACTACTCACGCAGGGGCGAGATGCTTGTCCTTGAGGGGCCGAGCGGCTGCGGCAAATCATCTTTGATGCAAAAGGGCGTCCTCGGGGAGTTACCCTACGAGTTCAAAGACGCCAAAGTTATCGTTTTCCGCCCCACCGACTTCTTTAGTCGGACAGAAGGAACGCCGCTGGAGAAGATGCTGGGGTTGCTCTGCGAGGAGCTGGAAAGTTCGCCCCACGGCATTCATCCCCCGCTGGAACTGCGGCGTCCCGACGCCCGGCGCGCTCTCGATCGCCCAGCCCAGGCCGCCGACTCGCTAGGGCGATTGCTCGAAACCCAGAAGCGTAATCTCTTCCTCGGCCTTGATCAGTTCGAAGAGCTGATGGATGTCATCGCGTTAGAAGAAAACCAACGCGACAACGCACGCAGCACCTGGCAGGTGCTCCGCTTCCTTGGCGCCGCTCTCCAGCACGATCGTGTCTACTGCATCGGCACCCTTGAGCAAATGCGGAGGACTTTGATCGCCGAGCTGAAGATCCGCGAGCGCATCGGTCTGGTCATCCGAGAAGAAGACGCAGACTTCCCCCTGGGCGAGGTCCGTGGCTTCTTGCGCAGCACAACCCTGGATGCCGGCCTGAGTCTCTCGGAGGATCTTGTCGACGACATTTTCAAGATGGTCGAGGCATTTGAAAGCGACAAAGCGAAGCAAGCCCAGGGCGGCGAGACGGCATCCTTCTTGCCGCTTCTGGGGATCTGGCTTTACCGGTTTTTTGTAGCTTTCCAGGACCGGATGCTGGACGCAGAAGCGGGAGCTTCTGAGCGGTTTGGGATGGCATCCAAGGCGATCACGACGCAGGATCTTCGGGAACGCGATATCGCGATGACGCTTGGCCCGCTGATCGGCGAGATCGTTGAAGCGGCCTGGCTCGAGGCGGGCCAGTTGCCGCAGGAACAGTGCGAAGTCACCGATCGCGAGGCAATGTTCAAGGCGATCAACCAGGGTTTACAAACCCCCCAACTCCGTCCGCTGATTACACCATTCCTTGGTCCAGGGAACTCTTTTCGTTTAACGCCCTTCCTCAAGTTGATGCACAAGATGGGGAAGGCGATCCCCGGTGTGAGCTGGGCGCCGCCGAAAGATCAAAGGGATTTAGATAATTTTCTCAACGCCCTTGTCGCCCTGGATCGTCACGGCAACATGCGACTTCGCGAAATCCCGCGAGAGTCTCCCCTCTCTACCATGCGAGCACTGATTGACACTTTCGAGCGGCGGCGCCTGCTGGTCCCGACGGGACGCAGCAACGTCCGACTGGTCCACCAGGCAACGGTCGACAACTGGCGGCCAGCCAGGGTCTGGCTCGAGCGACAGAAGGAGTCGCTGGAGGCTGAGCGACGCATCCGCCACCTGTCCGCGGAAATCGCGGAGTTCGATACGCCGCTGGCGGAACTGCTCGCCCAGCATGAAAAAGCGTTTGCATACGCCGTGCGAGTGTTGTTTGCAAAGAAGGCGGTATGGTCCCTGCACCATGACTCCTCCCTGCAGGAGCAGGATGAAATCCTGCGAAGTTTCTGCATCAGGATCCTGTCCCAGGCCGAGCACGGAGACCATTTCGTCGATTGCGCCGGCATCCAGGTCTCCTTCGTGAAAATCGCCGCCATTTACGGTATCAACGAGTGCATCGAGAAGTGGCTAAGCAAAGACAAAACCCTCGTCAATCATGAGGAGCCAGAAACTCACGACACTCCCTTGATGTGTGCGGCGTGGGGGGCTGTGGAGACCGTCCGCCTGCTCAAAAGGCACGGGGCAAAATCAAAGCCGAACAAGGAAGGCTGGCGCCCTGTCGCTGCGGCGATCCAGACCGGCCGCATCGACATCCTGCAGGAACTCTATGGCGAGTACCTCAGCCCGACCGACGTGATCGGCCCCATGGGTGTCACCATGCTGCACGAAGCAGCGCGGGCGACCAGTTCGGCCGCTCTGATCTACTTGCTGCAGTTTTCAAGCAGCGTCGACCCACGCCTGGAAACGTCCAAGAGCACCCCGCTGCACTTCGCCGCCATGTCGGGCCGAACCGCCCAGATTAATCTCCTGATGGAGGACTGCGAACGCACTGCTGCCGATTCCGCAGGCCAGACCGCGCTGGACCACGCGATCCTCTACGGCCAGGCGGACGCCGTGAGCGCTATCCTGGACCACGGAGCCCTGACCGACGACGAGCGGGACACACTGCTGGCCGGTTTGCCCTGCGGCGATCGTCCGCCGATGCCGGCCGTCGTCCGAGCCGCCCTGCACGCCCAGCCGGCGGTTCTTCTCCGACTGCTCCCGTATTGCGACGAGGAAAAGCTGTTGCGGAACGCCGACGACGAACATGCCTTGACCGTCCTGATGAAGCATAACCACGCGTACGAGGGCGGCGCGCCACTGGCCGACCGTGTGGCCTATTGCGTGCGCCACTTGCTCGACGAGGGTCAACCGCAAAGCCGCGATGTAGCCGCTGCGCTCAAATCCGTGGAAGGCTTCCCGAACGCCGCGAGGATGCTGCAGGCGTGGCTTGTCAGCTGCGGCGAGTTCGACGGCGTGTCCGACTCGGCCCTCCTCGGCTGGCTCACGGGTTCGCAACTTCTCGCCGCGTTTTCGGTGCTGCGTAACGTCCCCGGCGTGCTCGACAAAACCAATAAAAAGGGCGACCGCGGTGCGACCCTGCTGATCTGCAAGGGCAAGCCCGAAGTCATCGCCGCCGCGCTCGCCGAAGAGATCTTGCCGACGCTTGAGCCCGAGTTGTTCCGCCTGGAGGCGGCGTTTCGACTGGTAAGAGAAGGCGTCCCTCTCCCTGCCACGCGAGAACCGCTCCACCCGATCATCAGCCGAATCGCAGCCGATGAAGCGCCCGAGCTGAAAGCGTTGCTCAAGGAGATGCTTCCCGACAGCAAGAGCTTCCGGCCGCTGCCCCACCGGTTGGCTCTGCGGGACGAGGAGGCAGCCTTTGCGGCGGTCGTCGGACCGCTGCATGACGGCGTGCCGCTGGACCAGTACGATCGCCCCCCTTCGGCCCTGGCGCCGCCGGACCGCCGCCCGCGTTACCGCGAACTGGAATCGACAAAACTCAGGAGCACTCCATGAACCCGTTACGCTTCCCACTCATGACGAAAACGGCGTATGAGATCGACAGAGAAGGGGTAGGCGAGTTCGCCCGGCGTGTCGGCTGGATCGACGACCGTGTCCCCATTTCTGAGGAAACCAGCTCCGTTGTAGTCCTGCCGTTGTCATGGTGGGAAGGCGTGGACCTGGTGATGGCCAGCGACGCCGCCTGGGACGAGAAGCACGGGCCTTGCATGGGCGCGTGGATGCGCGACGACCGCCTGCACCGGCTCGACGGCACTTCGCCGCCGATCCACACGATGAATGCCAACAACAAGCCCGACCTCGGTGAGCACAACGTCCTGGAGTACCTGGGGTTCTTCTGCTACTTCGTGCATGGGGAACATGGTCCGTTCTTCATCGTGGAATCGGAGGACGACGACGGACTGCCTGCCGACCTGCCCGAGGCGATGCGGGCCAAATTGCCGCGGAAGGCCTTGCTGCTCCGGCCCGCCACCAATGGCGAGGCAACCCGCCAACACCAGCGCGGCTTTCATTGCGAGGCGATGGTCTGGTATTCAGACGCCCTGTTCCTTGCCAACTTCTTTGTGCGCGAGGACGGTATGGTCGAAATGCTCGAGGACGAACACCTGGCCAGCGAAACGGGCGTCAAAGCAGCGTGCAAGCTGAAGTTCGACTAGACGCTGGCGATGCTGGCAAAAACTGGTCTACCGCTATCGAGCGGGTTTCTCTATCGTTCGCGCGCTCGTTCGCAGGGCCGTGCATTGCGTCCTGTTCGAAACCGCCGGGAGAGATAGAACATGCGTCAGTATTCGCTGCTCGTTCTGGGATTGATATCTGCAGCGTCCTGCCTGGGTTGCGGCCAGGCGGGCGAGCGGTCCGATATGGCTTACGGGCCCGACGATGGCGCGACGACACGTCCGCAGATCGTTGAACCCGCTGGGGATCCAGGAGGGGAATCGCCTGCAACGCTGCAGCCGCCGGCCGAATCGGTCGTGGCGCCGCCGGTGCTGTTCCAACTGGATGTGCCGCCGGTGATTGGTCCGCCGCTGGCCCAGCCCACTTTTGATCCTCCGGCCGCCGAACCACCTGCCGCCGAACCGCCGGCCCAGGCCATGCAGTCCATGGCGATGCAGCCGCGGGTGTTCAGCAGCGAAAGCCCGGTGAAGCCCCGCGCCGCGGTCTCCGCCATCCCGTTTGTTGTCGGCCCCAAAAGTGTGGCGCCCCCGGCTCCTGCAACCGGCGCCGCCACGGTCGCTCCGTCGGCGGAGATGCAGCCTTTTCTGGGCCTGCCGGCTCCGCCCGAGTCGCCCGTCCCCGCGGAAACGGACAACGGCGTGTTCACCCGGGACGAAAACTTCACCTCGGTCAAAGTTTTTTATGGGACCGACCGTTCCCGATACGACAGCGACCCGCCCCGGTCGGCGGCTTCTTTCCGTTTGCTGATCGCGGCGTTCGCGCTGGCGACCGTGACCATTCTGATCGCCTCCATCGCCATGTTCGTCCGGGCGTATCGCGGGCTGCTGTACACCGGCGCCGGACTGGGGCTGGCGGTCACCCTGCTGCTGGCCATCCTGGTGCTGCAGTCGCCCAGCGGAAACCATCCCGCGGTGCGGCCGACCATGGAATACACCGGCGGACGCGGGGTCATGCAGTACGGCGAATGCGTGGTGACGATTCCACTGGACCATCGCCTGGGCCAGTTGGAAGCGCCGTCGGTGCTGAAGATGGAATTTGCCGAGAAAGAAGAAGACCACGTGACGCTGGCGAAGGTGTCGCCGGTCGATTACGAAGAGTTCCGGACGCGTCTGGCCGACACGGTCTCCCGTTCCAAACGGCGCGAAGTGCTGGTGTTTGTGCATGGATACAACGCCTCCTTCGCCGACGCCGCCCGGCGGACGGGACAGATTGCCTACGACCTGCAGTTCGATGGCGCCCCCATCTTTTTCAGCTGGCCCTCGCAGGATACCTATGTGGGCTACACCGTCGACGAGAACAACGTCGCCTGGGCGACTCCGCATTTGAAAAAGTTCCTGCTGGATGTGGCCCGGGACTCGGGCGCGAAGATGGTGCACCTGGTCGCCCACAGCATGGGGAACCGGGCGCTCACGCATGCGTTGCGGGAACTGGCCCTGGAGCGTCCTGGCGCCGAGCCGCTGTTCGATCAGGTCGTGCTGGCGGCGCCGGATGTCGACGCCGAAATCTTCACCCGCGATCTGGCGCCTGAAATTGTGAAAGCGGGGAAACAGGTAACGCTTTACGCCTCTTCCAACGATCGGGCTTTGATGGCGTCGAAGGTCGTCCATGGCTTTCCCAGGGCCGGCGACTCGGGCGAACTGCTGGTGCTAGCGCCCGGCATTCAGACGATCGACGTGTCAAGTGTTGACACCAGCCTGCTCGGCCATTCCTACTATGGCAGCAGCAATTCCATTCTGGCCGATTTGTACTTCCTGCTCCTGAAAGCGTTTCCCGCCGCCCAGCGGTCCTGGCTGGAACCGATGGACCGGGAAGGGCAAGCCTACTGGGTCTTCGACAAAGGCCGGGCCGCCCTTGCCATTCCCCAGATTCCGCGAATGCGATAGCGCCGCGAGGCCAATTGCCCTGAGAGTTGGGGTACGCCGACCTTCGCTCGGAACGTGGAAAGAATTACGCAGTCAGGCAGAAGACGCGTCCTCTGTTTCCCGCCGAAAGGGCGCCTGCGCCACGCGGTTTCCGCTCGCCAGCCCCCAACCCGGGAAGGGCGCGACGTGTGGTATCAAACGGCGATTTCTTCGCTTTCCGGGCGACGCTCCTGTGGGTATCAAACGGCGTTTTCTTCGCTTTGCGGGGAACTTCTCTCACCGGCGTCGTCCGGCGCTTCTTCCCGCCACGTCCGATCCTCCTGACGTATCCACTAAAAACAAAAGCAGTTACCGCGATTTGCGCGACGCCGCGGAGCAGCTACTCTCGCAAAGACGTCGGCGGAAAGCGTTGGGGAACCGCAGGACCGGGTCGCTGCACACGGGAAAGGACTCGCGTCGGTTCTGCCTGCCGGTTGTCGTGGGGTTAGAGATCCCCCGCATTCAGAAACGAGCGGGACTCCCGTCAAGAAATGCAGGAAGCTGGCCTGATCGAATCAAGCACCTTCTCCTGGATTGCCTCGACGCCCCGCAGCGATTACCTCGCGTCAAGACGATAATTCAGGGCGCGCCGTAGAGGACTTTGCCAAAAGTCCCTTCCCCTGGTGTTACCAAACGCACCTGCAGCCGGATTTCAAACCCTGCAATTAACCTGTCGCAAGCCTTAGTACCGCACGACCTTGCGCATGATCCAGAAGCCGGCGAGCAGCAGGATGAGATTGCCCAGCCAGACCGAATAGGGCGGCAGACCGCCGCATTTGGCGCGGTCGACGCCGTACGCCAGCAGCGGGTAATACACTAGCAGGATGGGCAAAAAGCACATGCCAAAACTGGTGAACAGGTCGGCGTTGCGCAGCCGGATCGCCAAAGGCGCCCCGGCCCAGACAAAGAAGAAGCAGCTGAATCCCGTCGCCCAGCGGCGCCAGGGCTCGGTCTTCAGGCGATACAAACGATGGCGGGCCGCCTCCAGTCCGCGAGCCTGGTTTTGCGGCCGGGCATTGAGGAACTCGGCATGGTCGCCCAGGAGCAGATCCATGGCAGTCTGGGCGGCCAGCGATTCTTCCAGTTTGGCGATTTCGGTCTGCTGTTTGGCCGATTCGCCGGCAATACTGCGCAGCGGTATCTGCGAGGGACCACCTACGTCGTCCTGGTTCGAGGCGTCCGACAGCGGTACTTCGTGTTCGATCGTATCATGGAACACCAGCGACGCCTGGTCGCCCACTTCCATCGCGCCGTCCCGCATGGCGAAGACCAGCACGCCCCGCTGGGGGATCGTGCGGATTTCGGCCTCGCGGGCGGTGAAGGTAATGGTCGGATCGTCGCCCGACCCTTGCACCACGACCGTCGGCCGCACCAGAATCTTGTCTTCCACCCCCTGCACGACGATATCAAACTTGGGCGTGCTGTAGGAACGGCGACTGCGGAGCATGCCGTAAGCGATCTGTTCCACCGACTGCAGCACCACCCGATGTACGCCTTCCCGGCCCCAGGTGACGGCCAGGTCGTTCAGCCACACGGTGAGCAGGCTCAAAATAAACGCCAGCACAAAAGCCGGTTTCAAAGTGGCCCAGGGAGACACGCCGCCCGACTTGAGCGCCACGATCTCGTTGCCGGCGGAAATCCGGCCATACACACTGCAGGCGGAAAACAGCACGGCGCCCGGCGCCGCAAACCGCAGGGCATTCGGCAACAGGAACGGGATCAGTTTCAGAACCGGCCCGATCCCCAGCCCCTGGTTGAGCGCTTCCTGGACAACCCCCACCAGGATCATCAGCAGGGTGAGTCCGCCCAGCGTAACGGCGAACATTTTGACCAATTCGCTGGTAATCTGGCGGGTGATCAGAGGCATGGGCTTGTGGTGGCGTCTTCGCCCCAAGGCTGGCTAAGCAGAG is part of the Lignipirellula cremea genome and encodes:
- a CDS encoding LptF/LptG family permease, which produces MPLITRQITSELVKMFAVTLGGLTLLMILVGVVQEALNQGLGIGPVLKLIPFLLPNALRFAAPGAVLFSACSVYGRISAGNEIVALKSGGVSPWATLKPAFVLAFILSLLTVWLNDLAVTWGREGVHRVVLQSVEQIAYGMLRSRRSYSTPKFDIVVQGVEDKILVRPTVVVQGSGDDPTITFTAREAEIRTIPQRGVLVFAMRDGAMEVGDQASLVFHDTIEHEVPLSDASNQDDVGGPSQIPLRSIAGESAKQQTEIAKLEESLAAQTAMDLLLGDHAEFLNARPQNQARGLEAARHRLYRLKTEPWRRWATGFSCFFFVWAGAPLAIRLRNADLFTSFGMCFLPILLVYYPLLAYGVDRAKCGGLPPYSVWLGNLILLLAGFWIMRKVVRY